Proteins encoded together in one Allomeiothermus silvanus DSM 9946 window:
- a CDS encoding CRISPR-associated helicase/endonuclease Cas3 encodes MEPHDPSLKATHEKALRLIRLLELLKLKPWTAQQLAQALGIKKRAVLYYLQDLQELGSHLGFRLIHDEIRRTYSLNAGVVLSDIEKVVIHTALRMLYYHSPGHNQQYQEALLKLARGLPEPARSVAQKSVEAMAARGPGLEGSNLEKITNAWFRRQLVQFHYQLPGRRELTKFELETYFIEVSRANMAVYVIGRERSYKGQLRTFKLARMQFVTLVGPTEAYEIPASFDPREYLSDAWGIVGGRGDPVRVRLRFSPQAVPRIREGGYPNLQELEEGDDGSLVVEVAVGADEDGFPIELLSWVQSWGPRVEVLEPEGLRQVWLAEAHQLLERYDPQRVAGPKTYWAHTHKDPTRWQTLQEHAAQVARLAAEKAQPFGDSEQADLAGKLHDLGKYGDLFQRRLEGKEKGLDHWSAGAHLALFEYRAPALALAIQGHHIGLQSGAKENLMAMRLREDGQGFPPELRLSETRLEVLKSRMQSDGLELPPPSQAPIRLPQSAAAMLETRMLFSALVDADFLDTEQHMRGPEVRRPEPPPLQAREALERLEARLAQLAADPGIPPQIRALRQTVAQACAEAALEGRLFTLTAPTGSGKTLAMLRFALKRAAQDPRIRRIVVVLPYLSILDQTVQIYRELFADFGSHYILEDHSLAYRPLRKELSDEQDILERERRLLSENWEAPIILTTHVQLLESLHASRPGACRKLHNLAGSVLLFDEVQTLPTPLAVPTLKTLAHLASDRYGSVVVFATATQPAFDTLHAKVQENEPQGWQPREIVPNPAALFGQSQRVAVEWWLKNPTPNPALTTLLAADSQALVVLNLKRQAQALFQQAQERGLEGLYHLSTALCPAHRKEVLREIKARLDRREPCRLIATQVVEAGVELDFPIGYRALGPLEAIAQTAGRVNRHGLRWEGRLVVFLPEDEGYPDRAYAQAAKLTLALQAEGGLELTPATFRRYYQSLYGIQQVSDPEIEGHIKTQNYAELARRYRIIETPAVNVVVPYNEEALALMQEAREHGIAADWLHRARPYTVPFFLPHGGPPAFLEPVFLRYGRQNSEVPDWFLSPDPACYHALLGFTPAEGGPGSLVI; translated from the coding sequence ATGGAGCCCCACGACCCTTCGCTGAAGGCTACCCACGAGAAAGCCCTGCGTCTAATTCGGCTTCTGGAGTTACTGAAGCTCAAGCCCTGGACAGCCCAGCAGCTAGCACAGGCGCTCGGGATAAAAAAGCGGGCGGTGCTTTATTACCTGCAAGACCTCCAGGAACTAGGCTCTCATCTGGGGTTTCGGCTCATCCACGATGAGATCCGCCGCACTTACAGCCTGAATGCCGGGGTGGTGCTCAGCGATATCGAGAAGGTGGTGATCCATACCGCTTTGCGGATGCTCTACTACCACTCGCCGGGGCACAACCAGCAGTACCAGGAAGCCCTGCTCAAGCTAGCCCGGGGCCTGCCCGAGCCCGCTCGTAGCGTAGCGCAAAAGAGCGTCGAGGCCATGGCTGCCCGTGGACCCGGCCTCGAGGGAAGCAACCTGGAGAAGATCACCAACGCCTGGTTCCGCCGCCAGCTCGTCCAGTTTCACTACCAGCTCCCCGGGCGGCGCGAGTTGACCAAATTCGAGCTGGAAACCTACTTCATCGAGGTCTCGCGGGCCAACATGGCGGTGTACGTCATCGGCCGCGAGCGCAGCTATAAAGGCCAACTGCGCACCTTCAAACTCGCCCGGATGCAGTTCGTCACCTTGGTCGGTCCCACCGAGGCCTACGAGATCCCGGCCAGCTTCGATCCTCGGGAGTACCTCTCTGACGCCTGGGGCATCGTGGGGGGTAGGGGAGACCCGGTCCGGGTGCGGCTGCGCTTTTCGCCGCAAGCCGTCCCGCGCATTCGGGAGGGAGGCTACCCCAACCTCCAGGAGTTGGAGGAGGGTGACGACGGCAGCCTGGTGGTGGAGGTCGCGGTCGGAGCCGACGAGGACGGTTTCCCCATCGAGCTGCTCTCGTGGGTGCAAAGCTGGGGACCGAGGGTGGAGGTGCTGGAGCCCGAGGGCCTCCGGCAGGTCTGGTTGGCCGAGGCCCACCAGCTGCTCGAAAGGTACGACCCGCAGAGGGTGGCGGGCCCCAAAACCTACTGGGCCCACACCCACAAAGACCCCACCCGCTGGCAAACCCTGCAGGAACACGCCGCCCAGGTAGCCCGCCTGGCCGCCGAAAAAGCCCAGCCCTTTGGTGATTCGGAGCAGGCCGACCTAGCGGGGAAGCTGCACGACCTGGGCAAATACGGCGACCTTTTTCAGCGCCGCCTGGAGGGCAAGGAAAAAGGCCTCGACCACTGGTCGGCGGGGGCGCATCTGGCCTTGTTCGAGTACCGCGCCCCCGCGCTGGCCTTGGCCATTCAGGGCCACCACATCGGCCTCCAGAGCGGGGCCAAAGAAAACCTCATGGCGATGCGGCTCCGCGAGGATGGCCAAGGCTTCCCGCCCGAGCTGCGCCTGAGCGAGACCCGCCTGGAGGTGCTCAAATCGCGCATGCAATCCGATGGACTCGAGTTACCCCCACCCAGCCAGGCCCCGATAAGGCTGCCCCAAAGCGCCGCGGCCATGCTCGAGACCCGCATGCTTTTCTCGGCTCTAGTCGACGCCGACTTTCTGGACACCGAGCAGCATATGCGAGGCCCCGAAGTCCGCCGCCCTGAGCCCCCGCCTTTGCAGGCTCGGGAAGCCTTGGAGCGGCTCGAGGCCCGGCTAGCCCAGCTCGCCGCCGACCCCGGCATTCCCCCCCAAATCCGCGCCCTGCGGCAGACGGTGGCCCAGGCTTGCGCCGAGGCCGCCTTAGAGGGCCGCCTCTTTACCCTCACCGCCCCCACCGGCAGCGGCAAAACCCTGGCCATGCTGCGCTTTGCCCTGAAGCGGGCTGCGCAAGACCCGCGCATACGGCGCATCGTGGTGGTGCTGCCCTACCTGTCCATCCTCGACCAGACCGTGCAGATCTACCGCGAACTCTTCGCCGATTTTGGTTCCCACTACATCCTGGAAGACCACAGCCTGGCCTACCGCCCGTTGCGCAAGGAGCTTTCCGACGAGCAGGACATCCTGGAACGGGAGCGCCGCCTCCTGAGCGAGAACTGGGAAGCCCCCATCATCCTCACCACCCACGTGCAACTGCTGGAGAGCCTGCACGCGAGCCGCCCCGGCGCCTGCCGCAAGCTGCACAACCTGGCCGGGAGCGTGCTGCTGTTTGACGAGGTACAAACCCTGCCCACCCCCCTGGCCGTGCCCACCCTCAAAACCCTCGCGCACCTGGCCAGCGACAGGTACGGCTCGGTGGTGGTCTTCGCCACTGCCACCCAGCCCGCCTTCGATACCCTGCACGCCAAAGTCCAGGAAAACGAACCGCAGGGCTGGCAGCCGCGGGAGATTGTGCCCAACCCGGCAGCGCTCTTTGGCCAGAGCCAGCGGGTAGCGGTGGAATGGTGGCTCAAAAACCCCACCCCCAACCCGGCTCTGACGACCCTGCTGGCTGCCGATAGCCAGGCCCTGGTGGTGCTCAACCTCAAGCGGCAGGCCCAGGCCCTCTTTCAGCAGGCCCAGGAGCGGGGCTTAGAGGGGCTTTATCATCTATCCACCGCGCTGTGCCCGGCCCACCGCAAGGAGGTGCTGAGAGAGATTAAAGCCCGCCTGGACCGGCGAGAACCTTGTCGTCTGATCGCCACCCAGGTGGTGGAGGCCGGGGTAGAACTGGACTTTCCCATAGGCTACCGGGCTTTGGGGCCTTTGGAGGCCATCGCCCAGACTGCCGGACGGGTCAACCGGCATGGCCTGCGTTGGGAAGGACGTCTGGTGGTCTTTTTGCCGGAGGACGAGGGCTACCCCGACCGGGCCTACGCCCAGGCCGCAAAGCTCACCCTAGCCTTGCAGGCCGAGGGGGGCCTCGAGCTCACCCCCGCCACCTTCCGCCGCTACTACCAAAGCCTTTACGGGATCCAACAGGTGAGCGACCCCGAGATCGAAGGGCATATCAAAACCCAAAACTACGCCGAACTGGCCCGCCGCTACCGCATAATTGAAACCCCGGCAGTGAACGTGGTGGTGCCTTACAACGAAGAGGCCCTGGCCCTCATGCAAGAAGCCCGCGAGCACGGCATCGCCGCCGACTGGCTGCACCGGGCGCGGCCCTACACGGTGCCCTTCTTCTTGCCCCACGGGGGGCCGCCGGCCTTCCTCGAGCCGGTCTTTCTGCGCTACGGTCGCCAAAATAGCGAGGTGCCCGACTGGTTTTTGTCCCCCGACCCGGCCTGCTACCACGCTTTGCTGGGCTTCACCCCTGCCGAGGGCGGGCCGGGGAGCTTGGTTATTTGA
- a CDS encoding tetratricopeptide repeat protein, giving the protein MGKIALEDAQISLAALVEARRISVAAGLLETLLHQAPTHQDADRVVSLFALLPPSWLCQEPSLQQLYALALCRSRKPGLLLAYLDTLAPPLAPGLETYRAWALLREGRYEEAYQRLEAIQDPTLADPGVYWRTRAEVLFRLGREGWQEAFRRARGYLSGAALGRSLVDEGGLLYLSGQRSAARVTWAEALAYLEEDPYYLAWARHSLGISLLKDRPEEAEQHLLEAARLSRKAVAREFQARALCGLGAVRRSLREWDRALSCYQQATRAACERDDQQEAWWGYAHTLRLLGRVEEALAYLLRALALDLAPEVSWLNADIAAARLMLGDRAGAQESLSRATRLRERGQIVRAVVQAALHQQQGVLEEARKLLSTLDPANLWVQEEVHCFPQLKGYLSLANAQPQPRHCVEVNPYGSLEVRVNGRPVPISPTGKPGELLVFLLENGKSASVEHLLDQLYGASSAHLSRSRKALWANAEKLRQALGWKNSLRISHGIYQLDPAAEWIYRDQPSSCDEEFMVGHYSNWIQERRGLALWVV; this is encoded by the coding sequence GTGGGGAAAATAGCCCTTGAAGACGCCCAGATTAGCCTTGCCGCTCTGGTAGAGGCCCGGCGCATATCCGTAGCTGCGGGCTTGCTCGAGACCTTGCTTCACCAGGCCCCAACCCACCAGGACGCGGATCGGGTGGTGAGCTTATTCGCCCTGCTCCCGCCATCCTGGCTCTGTCAGGAGCCTTCGCTCCAGCAGCTATACGCCCTGGCGCTATGCCGTTCTCGGAAGCCGGGGTTGCTGCTAGCCTACCTCGATACGCTGGCCCCGCCCCTTGCGCCGGGGCTCGAGACCTACCGAGCCTGGGCCCTGCTCCGCGAGGGGCGGTACGAAGAGGCCTACCAGCGGCTCGAGGCGATCCAAGACCCCACCCTAGCCGATCCGGGGGTGTACTGGCGGACTAGGGCAGAGGTGCTTTTCCGCTTGGGCCGAGAAGGTTGGCAAGAGGCCTTTCGCCGCGCCAGGGGCTACCTCAGCGGGGCGGCTTTGGGCCGCAGCCTGGTGGACGAAGGGGGCTTGCTGTATCTCTCGGGCCAGCGCTCAGCAGCCCGGGTAACGTGGGCGGAGGCTTTAGCCTACCTGGAAGAGGATCCCTACTACTTGGCCTGGGCGCGGCACAGCTTGGGGATCTCCCTCCTCAAGGACCGCCCGGAAGAAGCCGAACAACACCTCCTCGAGGCTGCTCGGCTTAGCCGCAAAGCTGTGGCACGAGAATTCCAGGCTAGAGCCCTGTGCGGCCTGGGTGCGGTGCGCCGCTCATTGCGGGAGTGGGACCGGGCCCTAAGCTGCTACCAACAAGCTACCCGAGCCGCGTGCGAGCGCGACGACCAGCAGGAAGCCTGGTGGGGATACGCGCATACCTTGCGGCTGCTGGGCCGGGTCGAAGAAGCCTTGGCCTATTTGCTACGGGCCCTCGCCCTCGACCTTGCACCCGAGGTGAGTTGGCTAAATGCCGATATCGCCGCGGCACGGCTGATGCTGGGGGATAGGGCAGGAGCCCAGGAATCCCTGAGCCGGGCCACCCGGCTGCGCGAGCGGGGTCAGATCGTACGGGCTGTAGTACAAGCCGCTTTACACCAGCAACAAGGAGTGCTGGAAGAGGCCCGAAAGCTCCTGTCCACCCTAGATCCCGCCAACCTCTGGGTACAGGAGGAGGTCCACTGTTTCCCCCAACTCAAGGGCTACCTCTCGCTCGCTAACGCCCAACCCCAGCCCAGGCACTGCGTTGAAGTCAATCCCTACGGCTCACTCGAGGTCCGGGTAAACGGTAGGCCAGTGCCCATCAGCCCGACCGGCAAGCCGGGGGAGTTGTTGGTGTTCTTGCTCGAGAACGGCAAAAGCGCCAGCGTCGAACACCTGCTCGATCAGCTTTACGGCGCTTCTAGCGCGCATCTATCCCGCAGCCGCAAGGCCCTCTGGGCCAACGCGGAAAAGCTCCGCCAGGCCTTGGGATGGAAAAATAGCCTGCGGATCAGCCACGGCATCTACCAACTCGACCCCGCTGCGGAATGGATCTACCGCGATCAGCCTTCCTCGTGCGATGAAGAATTCATGGTCGGTCATTACTCCAATTGGATTCAGGAACGACGGGGGTTGGCGCTGTGGGTCGTGTAG
- a CDS encoding ParA family protein: MPQKLIPLIEYAEQQGIPESTLRWQIKQGLQTAVRHGRYWYIPVEVEKRSQDTQVFTLFTHAGGAGKTSLARDLGFALASRGYRVLLIDADPQANLTAWLGVDPTSVSNQETLLAVVENDQLLPAPRTGLIGGLELIPANMNLALAEVIIPSKTLGMLPLRTTLHDMEWFTHYDYILIDSPPSLGPLAGMAALASHGLIVPVETSAKGMQALRGVVEIARDYVKRLASVRFLSPKTQFVRMLVPTKYDPRTNQDRQAQQLLEEAARIAPVSPPLSYRPAPYKEAMDQCLPIQAVGDQKLLEEMEAVCTAFIRQTQPEAASLSPQSGEVA, from the coding sequence ATGCCCCAAAAACTGATCCCCCTGATCGAATATGCTGAACAACAGGGTATCCCCGAGAGCACCCTACGTTGGCAGATCAAGCAGGGCCTGCAAACTGCGGTACGCCATGGCCGCTACTGGTATATCCCGGTAGAAGTCGAAAAGCGCAGCCAAGACACCCAGGTATTCACCCTCTTTACCCATGCTGGGGGAGCGGGTAAGACCAGCCTGGCTCGTGACCTGGGCTTTGCTTTGGCTAGCCGTGGCTACCGGGTGCTGCTCATTGACGCCGATCCCCAAGCCAACCTTACCGCCTGGTTGGGGGTGGATCCTACCTCGGTGAGCAACCAGGAGACCTTGCTGGCGGTGGTGGAAAACGACCAACTCCTGCCCGCGCCGCGCACCGGCTTGATAGGCGGGCTCGAGCTAATCCCGGCCAACATGAACCTGGCCCTGGCGGAGGTGATCATCCCCTCCAAGACCCTGGGGATGCTCCCCCTGAGAACCACCCTGCACGACATGGAATGGTTCACCCACTATGACTACATCCTGATCGATTCCCCGCCCTCCCTGGGTCCCTTGGCCGGCATGGCTGCCCTAGCTAGCCACGGCCTGATCGTTCCGGTGGAGACCAGCGCCAAGGGAATGCAGGCCTTGCGAGGGGTCGTCGAGATCGCCAGGGATTACGTAAAGCGGCTGGCTTCGGTACGCTTCCTCTCTCCCAAGACCCAGTTCGTGCGCATGCTGGTGCCCACCAAGTACGATCCACGCACCAACCAGGATCGCCAGGCCCAGCAACTCCTGGAGGAAGCGGCCCGGATCGCCCCGGTCTCCCCTCCCCTATCCTACCGCCCCGCGCCGTACAAGGAGGCCATGGATCAGTGTCTGCCCATTCAGGCGGTAGGAGACCAAAAACTCCTGGAAGAGATGGAGGCGGTGTGCACTGCTTTCATTCGCCAGACCCAGCCCGAGGCGGCGTCCCTTTCGCCGCAAAGTGGGGAGGTGGCCTGA
- a CDS encoding ParB/RepB/Spo0J family partition protein codes for MGTMDKMFQQAQGLLEAPLPTESTLPLSALSPTPQPRRRFENLEKLAASIKERGVLQPLLVRPTKDGYAIIAGERRYRAAQIAGLTEVPVVILEVDEPTAQRIALAENLQREDLNPYEETLGILSLLEIRLNKGREEVLGLLHRMRNEAKGRVTHNVMGNSESRVVEETFQALGRLTWESFVQNRLPLLNLPQDLQSALEEGSVPYTAALELRKVKDPQMRTELLEAVQQGLSLRDLKERIKKALKQGRPAQPWRFSGIEQAKARIRLLPARQRKEAEALLKKIEAQVKDLEKLLS; via the coding sequence ATGGGAACCATGGACAAGATGTTCCAGCAAGCCCAGGGGTTGTTGGAAGCCCCCCTACCCACAGAGAGTACCCTACCCCTTTCCGCCCTCTCCCCCACTCCCCAGCCCCGCCGCCGCTTCGAGAACTTGGAAAAGCTAGCCGCTTCCATCAAGGAGCGAGGGGTGCTCCAGCCGCTGCTGGTGCGCCCCACCAAAGACGGGTACGCCATCATCGCTGGAGAGCGCCGCTACCGGGCCGCTCAGATAGCGGGGCTCACCGAGGTGCCGGTGGTAATCCTGGAGGTGGACGAGCCGACTGCCCAGAGAATTGCCCTGGCGGAAAACCTCCAGCGGGAAGACCTCAACCCCTATGAGGAGACCCTGGGTATTCTCTCCCTGCTCGAAATACGTCTGAACAAGGGTAGGGAAGAGGTGCTTGGGCTACTGCATCGGATGCGCAATGAGGCTAAAGGGAGAGTTACCCATAACGTTATGGGTAACTCGGAATCCCGGGTGGTTGAGGAGACTTTCCAAGCGCTAGGCCGACTTACCTGGGAAAGTTTTGTGCAAAACCGCCTTCCGTTGCTGAACCTGCCCCAAGACCTGCAGTCAGCGCTGGAGGAGGGCAGCGTTCCCTATACCGCGGCGCTGGAGCTCAGGAAGGTTAAAGACCCCCAGATGCGGACAGAGCTGCTCGAGGCTGTGCAGCAGGGCCTTTCCTTGCGAGACCTCAAAGAGCGGATTAAAAAAGCGCTGAAGCAGGGGAGACCTGCCCAACCCTGGCGCTTCAGTGGGATAGAGCAGGCCAAAGCCCGTATAAGGCTGCTTCCCGCTAGACAAAGAAAGGAAGCTGAAGCGCTGCTAAAAAAAATCGAGGCCCAGGTAAAGGACCTCGAAAAGCTTTTGTCCTGA
- a CDS encoding LacI family DNA-binding transcriptional regulator, whose translation MSEKRRVTQKDVALRAGVSQAIVSTVLTGREGRIRINEQTRQRVLRAMRELGYTPNIAAQNLAGGRSRILGVFTYESVFPTSRKDFYYPFLEGIEEEASRSDFDLLLHTRTVGEGNRRSIYRGGSNRLLIADGTLLLGFMDQAHREELARVIAEGHPCVFIGRREIPGGNLSYVTADYTAATRQLVEYLWALGHRRFVYLAEPNQQESALDRRQGYHGVGELMALEPAEFTRAHFKRLLRAGITAFVLENDRFARKLQGFMTELGLDAPRDLSYVVLGDPLGEEDAAPQWTSFEIPRQEMGREAVRLLVGHLLGRIGFPKQVSLPCTLRLGNSTGPLPQYKHSQAR comes from the coding sequence ATGTCCGAGAAGCGCCGAGTCACCCAGAAAGACGTCGCCCTGCGAGCCGGGGTCTCGCAGGCCATAGTCTCTACCGTGCTGACTGGCCGCGAGGGCAGAATCCGCATCAACGAGCAAACCCGCCAGCGTGTGCTAAGGGCCATGCGTGAGCTAGGCTACACGCCTAACATCGCTGCGCAAAACCTGGCCGGAGGTAGAAGCCGAATCCTGGGGGTCTTCACCTACGAGTCGGTCTTCCCCACCAGTCGCAAGGACTTTTACTATCCCTTTTTGGAAGGGATTGAGGAGGAGGCCAGCCGATCGGACTTCGACCTGCTGCTGCACACCCGCACGGTGGGCGAGGGCAACCGGCGAAGCATCTACCGGGGTGGAAGCAACCGGCTCCTGATCGCTGATGGTACGCTGCTATTGGGCTTCATGGACCAGGCTCACCGTGAAGAGCTAGCCCGGGTCATCGCCGAGGGTCATCCCTGTGTGTTCATCGGGCGGAGGGAGATCCCCGGTGGGAATCTTTCGTACGTCACCGCTGACTATACCGCTGCCACCCGCCAGCTCGTGGAGTATCTCTGGGCATTGGGGCACCGCAGGTTCGTCTACCTGGCCGAGCCCAACCAGCAAGAATCCGCTCTCGATAGGCGCCAGGGCTACCACGGGGTAGGTGAACTGATGGCCCTAGAGCCAGCCGAATTCACCCGAGCCCACTTCAAGCGCCTTCTACGCGCCGGGATCACTGCCTTCGTGCTGGAGAATGACCGCTTCGCCCGCAAGCTCCAGGGCTTTATGACCGAGCTTGGCCTGGACGCCCCGCGAGACCTCTCCTATGTGGTGCTGGGCGACCCGCTCGGCGAGGAGGATGCCGCCCCGCAATGGACCTCTTTCGAGATCCCCCGCCAAGAAATGGGGCGGGAGGCGGTACGCCTCCTGGTAGGTCATCTGCTAGGAAGGATCGGCTTCCCAAAGCAAGTGTCGTTGCCTTGCACCCTGCGGCTGGGCAACAGTACCGGCCCACTACCCCAGTATAAGCATAGTCAGGCTAGATAG
- a CDS encoding FAD-dependent oxidoreductase, translating into MERRCDVLIIGGGLGGVAAALSAVRLGKTVLMTEETDWIGGQLTSQAVPPDEGLWIEELGCTATYRQFREGVRDFYRRHYPLRPESKADPRLNPGAGNVSLLCHEPRVALAVLEAMLAPYRADRQLEVWLNTRPVQVHVEGDRVQAVVVEDTRSGERCALLAPYILDATETGQLLELGRVEHVVGAEGQAETGEPHALPQANPLNQQAVSWCFAMDYIEGEDFTIPKPAHYDFWRNYQAPFWPDKQLSWNLCHPITHQAVYRDLFGDPVEIPHKGDLWHFRRIFARRHYPEGRYKSDITLVNWPQNDYWLGPIIAVSEEERQRHLEGARQLSLSLLYWMQTEAPRHDGGTGYPGLRLRGDVTGTDHGLAKAVYVRESRRIRAEFTVLEQHVGVEARGNLQGAEIFHDTVGVGQYRIDLHPSTAGRNYVDIASWPFQIPLGALIPVRVQNLLPACKNLGVTHITNGCYRLHPVEWNIGEAAGALAAFCLNHGYAPSQVRNTPRLLADFQRLIGEMGFELSWPEPQRLVPSPNY; encoded by the coding sequence ATGGAGCGACGTTGCGACGTACTCATCATCGGCGGCGGGCTGGGCGGGGTCGCCGCAGCCCTTTCGGCGGTGCGCCTGGGCAAGACGGTGCTCATGACCGAGGAGACCGACTGGATCGGCGGCCAGCTCACCAGCCAGGCCGTGCCCCCCGACGAAGGTTTGTGGATCGAGGAGCTGGGCTGTACCGCTACTTACCGGCAGTTCCGCGAGGGGGTGCGCGACTTCTACCGCCGCCACTACCCCCTACGACCCGAATCCAAAGCCGATCCGCGCCTGAACCCGGGGGCTGGGAACGTGAGCCTCTTGTGCCACGAGCCGCGGGTGGCGTTGGCCGTGCTGGAGGCGATGCTAGCCCCCTACCGGGCCGACCGGCAACTGGAGGTTTGGCTAAATACCCGCCCGGTACAGGTTCACGTCGAGGGGGACCGGGTACAAGCCGTGGTGGTGGAGGACACTCGCTCCGGAGAACGCTGTGCACTGCTGGCTCCGTATATCCTCGACGCGACCGAAACCGGCCAGCTGCTGGAGCTGGGGAGGGTCGAGCATGTGGTAGGAGCGGAGGGCCAAGCCGAAACCGGTGAGCCGCACGCCCTGCCCCAGGCCAACCCCTTGAACCAGCAAGCGGTGAGCTGGTGCTTCGCCATGGACTATATCGAAGGCGAGGATTTCACCATCCCCAAGCCAGCCCACTATGATTTTTGGCGCAACTACCAGGCCCCGTTCTGGCCCGACAAGCAGCTTTCCTGGAACCTCTGCCATCCCATCACTCACCAAGCGGTGTACCGTGACCTCTTTGGAGATCCGGTGGAGATCCCGCATAAGGGAGACCTCTGGCACTTTCGCCGCATCTTCGCCAGGCGACACTACCCCGAAGGTCGCTACAAAAGCGACATCACCCTGGTCAACTGGCCCCAGAATGACTACTGGCTGGGTCCGATTATCGCTGTCAGCGAGGAAGAAAGGCAGCGTCACCTGGAGGGGGCGCGGCAGCTCAGCCTTTCGCTGCTGTACTGGATGCAGACCGAAGCCCCCCGTCACGACGGGGGCACCGGCTATCCAGGGTTGCGCCTGCGGGGAGACGTGACCGGCACCGATCACGGCCTGGCCAAGGCAGTGTATGTGCGCGAAAGCCGCCGGATCAGAGCCGAGTTCACCGTGCTGGAGCAGCACGTGGGCGTCGAGGCCCGCGGCAACCTGCAGGGAGCCGAGATCTTCCACGACACGGTGGGCGTCGGTCAGTATCGCATCGACCTGCACCCCTCCACCGCTGGGCGCAATTACGTGGACATCGCTAGCTGGCCCTTTCAGATCCCGCTTGGCGCGTTGATCCCGGTGCGGGTGCAGAACCTGCTCCCAGCCTGCAAGAACCTGGGGGTCACCCACATCACTAACGGCTGCTACCGGCTGCATCCGGTAGAGTGGAATATCGGGGAGGCCGCCGGGGCCTTGGCCGCCTTCTGCTTGAACCATGGCTACGCACCCAGCCAGGTGCGCAATACCCCTCGGCTGCTGGCCGACTTCCAGAGGTTGATCGGCGAGATGGGTTTCGAGCTTTCCTGGCCGGAACCCCAGCGCCTCGTGCCCAGTCCCAACTACTAG
- a CDS encoding carbohydrate ABC transporter permease, translating to MRTNLYWHLLLVAILLLVSVPFVVPIAWMFLSSFKTGAEIFSNPFQIEFAKLSLDNFREIFVKYPFAHQYLNSLYILAIVIPITTLLSALAGYAFARLRFWGRDVLFILTLGAMMIPSELTAVPQFVLFKNLGAINTHLPVILLQIFSATGALAVFLMRQHFITLPKELEEAGRVDGLSHWGVYWYIMLPLSRPALVTVAIFAMLNSWNDYFNPLIYLNSEPKLTLPLALQRFTDPLGGVFWNLTLAGSTLVAIPILLLFLLAQRQFVASLASSGMKG from the coding sequence ATGAGAACTAATCTTTATTGGCACCTCCTGCTGGTGGCCATCTTGCTGTTGGTCTCGGTGCCGTTCGTGGTGCCGATCGCCTGGATGTTTTTGAGCTCGTTCAAAACCGGGGCAGAGATCTTCAGCAATCCCTTCCAGATCGAGTTTGCCAAGCTCTCTCTCGATAACTTCCGGGAGATCTTCGTCAAATATCCCTTCGCCCACCAGTACCTCAATAGCCTGTATATCCTGGCCATCGTGATCCCAATAACCACCCTACTCTCAGCCCTGGCAGGCTATGCTTTCGCCCGGCTACGCTTTTGGGGTCGAGACGTGCTCTTCATCCTAACCCTGGGCGCCATGATGATCCCCAGCGAACTCACCGCGGTACCCCAGTTCGTCCTGTTCAAGAACCTGGGAGCCATCAATACCCATCTACCGGTGATCCTCTTGCAGATCTTCAGCGCTACTGGAGCTTTGGCAGTGTTTTTGATGCGCCAGCACTTCATCACCCTACCCAAGGAGCTGGAGGAGGCCGGGCGAGTAGACGGGCTGAGCCACTGGGGGGTGTACTGGTACATCATGCTGCCCCTGAGCCGCCCGGCGCTGGTAACGGTGGCGATCTTCGCCATGCTCAACAGCTGGAACGACTATTTCAACCCGCTCATCTACCTGAACTCCGAACCAAAGCTGACCCTGCCACTGGCCCTCCAGCGCTTCACTGACCCGCTGGGTGGGGTGTTTTGGAACCTCACCCTGGCGGGCAGCACGCTGGTTGCAATCCCGATCCTGCTGCTGTTCTTGCTGGCACAGCGGCAGTTCGTGGCGAGCTTAGCTAGCAGTGGCATGAAAGGCTAA